One Oncorhynchus keta strain PuntledgeMale-10-30-2019 chromosome 23, Oket_V2, whole genome shotgun sequence DNA segment encodes these proteins:
- the fndc7a gene encoding fibronectin type III domain-containing protein 7, whose protein sequence is MGATDFKVLQLLLLISLSEICGAQKDITLSVFQVSTKSMTVRWSRYSGASSYKITATPKNSPQASAFAQFSGNSVMGSVNSLSANTMYTIRVEAIDKAGNVLSSAELDGSSSPEVPTIKQAYSKQSDSITVEFSEVMGASGYILRAESEVGDFLSETAVTSSPGTVLQLQPYTDYTLSVMSVNSAGRSQPSAPVQIRTVVVAPQLNSTSPRNDTILVTWSPVNHAVLYTLCIIKEGSNSRLKLNTSDPFMTFDDLEPGTIYCVKGTAWDLDGRPGDDLTVCQITRPLSPGTIQVFLTQTRSGGLAVYWQMVHGADVYLAKTSTGQNCSASGRFCMISPLSCGQNHSVTVTAENRAGTSNPSDPEEFITFPCPLEQVWVDEHQAGSCWVSWTKMPLVEYYIAFVKRDDGSEERCNTTDTTCHFYCMCGYTYLITMFTYNQAGSSPPGDVFNYTTIPCCPEDVTIALVSTETLEIMWSPVRGAELYETTAEEIDDVIHCKDTAPVCALSNLHCNTQYSVVVTTCSEIRGCNRTCKPYTHETAPCSPEILSVSQTNSSSSVSVLYTAPNTPNTTYTVTAVGLTDTHTCQSLSTSCQLTQLPCGATYDVTAYARTAVGPSLSSYSVPLETGPCCPHTLTVDQVTQAMTNVTWSPATGARSYVTALTSSRGHAKCHTMDTHCLMGCITCGTNYSVSLEAISRTGHKAECRYHGFSSSACCPSSVKLYRMANKSLRVYWHSSGPQNYTVDLIGTGTNHTCIPPPLSSSCDVAEVMCGDVYTMVVAPVNQDGSKVTFCPGRIYSVSCSGSNVGMVIYRGKRSID, encoded by the exons ATGGGAGCAACAGATTTTAAAGTGTTACAGCTCTTGCTTTTAATCAGTTTATCTGAG ATATGTGGAGCACAAAAAG ACATAACGTTATCCGTGTTCCAAGTGTCCACAAAAAGTATGACGGTGCGATGGAGTCGTTACTCTGGGGCCAGCTCCTACAAAATCACCGCCACACCAAAGAACTCTCCTCAAGCGTCCGCATTCGCCCAGTTCAGCGGGAACTCCGTCATGGGCTCTGTTAACTCTCTCTCCGCCAACACGATGTACACCATTCGGGTCGAGGCCATTGACAAAGCGGGCAACGTCCTGAGCAGTGCAGAGTTGGACGGGAGctcat CCCCCGAGGTACCTACCATTAAGCAGGCCTACTCAAAGCAGAGCGACAGCATCACTGTGGAGTTCAGTGAGGTAATGGGGGCGAGCGGCTACATCCTGCGAGCTGAGTCTGAGGTGGGAGACTTCTTATCAGAGACTGCGGTGACCAGCTCCCCCGGCACCGTGCTGCAGTTGCAGCCATACACAGACTACACCCTCAGTGTCATGTCTGTCAACAGCGCGGGACGCAGCCAGCCCTCAGCACCCGTCCAGATCAGAACGG TGGTGGTGGCCCCACAGCTAAACTCCACCTCTCCCAGAAATGACACCATCCTGGTGACCTGGTCCCCGGTCAACCACGCGGTCCTCTACACCCTCTGCATCATCAAGGAGGGCTCCAACTCTCGCCTCAAACTCAACACCAGCGACCCATTCATGACCTTTGATGACCTGGAGCCCGGTACCATCTACTGCGTCAAGGGCACGGCCTGGGACCTGGACGGTCGCCCCGGAGACGACCTCACTGTGTGTCAGATCACCC GTCCTCTCAGCCCTGGGACCATCCAGGTGTTTTTGACCCAGACCAGGTCTGGGGGTTTGGCAGTCTACTGGCAGATGGTGCATGGGGCAGACGTCTACTTGGCAAAGACTTCTACTGGTCAGAACTGCTCTGCCTCAGGGAGGTTCTGTATGATCAGCCCACTGAGCTGCGGGCAGAACCACAGTGTGACTGTTACAGCCGAGAACAGAGCTGGAACCAGCAACCCCTCTGACCCAGAGGAATTCATCACAT tcccaTGCCCTCTGGAGCAAGTCTGGGTAGATGAGCACCAGGCGGGCAGCTGCTGGGTGTCGTGGACTAAGATGCCCTTGGTGGAGTATTACATCGCTTTTGTCAAGAGAGACGACGGGTCTGAGGAGCGCTGTAACACCACTGACACCACCTGTCACTTCTACTGCATGTGTGGATACACCTACCTCATCACCATGTTCACCTACAACCAGGCTGGCTCCAGTCCACCGGGAGACGTGTTCAACTATACCACCA TTCCCTGTTGCCCAGAGGACGTTACCATAGCACTGGTGTCGACGGAGACCCTGGAGATCATGTGGTCGCCGGTGCGGGGGGCGGAGCTATACGAGACGACGGCGGAGGAGATTGATGATGTCATCCACTGTAAGGACACGGCGCCTGTGTGTGCTCTGTCCAAcctacactgtaacacacagtaCAGTGTGGTGGTGACAACATGCAGTGAAATACGAGGCTGCAACCGCACCTGCAAACCTTACACACACgagacag cTCCCTGTTCTCCAGAGATCCTGAGTGTATCTCAGACCAACTCATCCTCGAGTGTCAGTGTCTTGTACACGGCCCCCAACACCCCCAACACTACCTACACCGTCACAGCCGTGGgcctcactgacacacacacctgtcaatcACTCTCCACCTCTTGCCAGCTCACACAGCTGCCCTGCGGAGCCACCTATGATGTCACAGCGTATGCCAGGACAGCAGTGGGGCCAAGCCTGTCCAGCTATAGCGTGCCCCTGGAAACAG GTCCCTGCTGCCCCCACACCCTGACAGTAGACCAGGTGACCCAGGCCATGACCAACGTCACCTGGTCGCCCGCTACAGGGGCGCGCTCCTATGTCACAGCGTTGACATCATCTCGGGGACACGCCAAGTGCCacaccatggacacacactgccTGATGGGATGCATCACCTGCGGGACCAACTATAGCGTGAGCCTGGAGGCCATCAGCAGGACAGGCCACAAGGCAGAATGCAGATATCATGGGTTCTCATCCA gcgcCTGTTGTCCATCGAGTGTCAAGCTCTACCGGATGGCCAACAAATCTCTGAGGGTGTACTGGCACTCCTCGGGCCCCCAGAACTACACGGTGGACCTGATTGGGACAGGCACCAACCATACCTGCATCCCCCCGCCTCTCAGCAGCTCCTGTGACGTGGCCGAGGTCATGTGTGGGGACGTCTACACCATGGTGGTGGCACCTGTCAATCAGGATGGGAGCAAAGTCACATTCTGTCCCGGCAGGATCTACTCTG TGTCCTGCTCTGGAAGCAATGTAGGAATGG TGATCTATCGGGGAAAGAGAAGTATCGATTAG